GTTTACTTCAGCGTTGCCATGAGAACTGTTGCTTGGCAACAACTCCGCCTACTgccgtttatttatttatttttttcaaacgtttggttcattttaaaataaactgctttcaaaaaacatttaatacgATATCAactctatttatttaattatttttttaaatacaaataaataaataccgtTGTGTTTGCGTTAACTTCCGGTGTCACGTGACCGCTTCCTGCTACCGTAGCACGTGACAGAGTTTAGGGAAACgtgcgtggcgtgtgtgtgtgtgtgtgtgtgtgtgtgtgtgtgtgtgtgtgtgtgtgtgtgtatattatatatatatatacatatatgtgtgtgtgtgtgtgtgtgtatgtatatttgtatattatatatatacatatatgtgtgtgtgtgtgcgcgcgcgtgccgGCGCTGGGAGTTAAAATGTACGTATTAAATCATCAGAACGTTATTTACAGCAACAATTAATAGATAAATATACCTTATATTACACTCCAGATTTATACTATTTTACATTCAGTGCACTTTATTTAGGGTTTAGGAATCAGGCgtgttgtttgtttacttgttgGTTTTAATGAACGCTTTATTAGCTTAAATCTGGATTCATTTTAAAGCCTAAaaccttcctctgtgtgtgtgtgtgtgtgtgtgtgtgtgagtgtatgagtgtgtgtgtgtatgtgtgtgtgagtgtgtgtgtgtgtgtgtgtgtgtgtgtgagtgtgtgtgtgagtgtgtgtgtgtatgtgtgtgtgtgtgtgtgtgtgtgtgagagagtgtgtgtgtgaccgtaTACTGGTTCCTAATGAAGTTAATATTAGATTTTGTTATTATAAGAACATTACTAGCACTGTGTTGGTATTAAATGCACTGGTGATGTTGATGTGAGGTTCTAAAGTATTGGCCCCCTGCTGAGGAAATTAGAAAACTATTTCGGACTAAATTAAACCCTATACTTTACCTATATTCAGTAGAGTGCGCCTCAGAGAcagatgttattattattattgttgttgttgttgttgttactattattaaaatatattttaacaatatttgtttatttttaatataatatttaaaagtataTGGCTATTTATTGTtcaattacaataataataataatataataataataataatattataatgatgatgattattattattgttgttgctgttattattattaatactgttaatatatatattttaataattaatatttacttttatttttatttaaaatataatatgtagcttgtgatttattattcaaatactataataataataataatcataatgaaATATGtttgaataattaatattttattttatttttagtgtaaatataatatttaaaaatgttatgtattattaaaatacaataataacaacaacaacaaaacaatacagatgatgatgatgatgattattattattattattattattattattattattattatagatcaattaatacacacactgtagtctTCATTCTGACTCATTTGATGCTCTAGAGTTTATATACGTTTGAATGTCTGACACGGTGCAGAGGAATAAACGTCACAATAACTGATAATTCTACACAACATCATAATAGTACGGTTGAAATCTAGACACTGATATTTTTACAACCTAAAGTTATTGTTAAGATCTGTAAAAATctcatcacagtttgttgttgAGTATCAGTCGCCTCGTCGCCGTTATGCTACACATCCTGCATTATAAGCGTGTTACAGGAATGAAAACCTTTATTACTCATTACATAAGCGGCACACACAGACTCTATACATTACATAGGAAATGAGTTGACAGGGAACAGAAACAAAACGTAGCTGATTATTACTGGTTtaatttttatgtttaataacatatgtctctgtgtttataaggataacacacacacacacacggtttagATGACTGAGCAGAGTTTAGATGAATAAAGATGATGCTCGATGTTTTGGGATGCAGCTGAGGTCAGTGATGTGGAGTAACGTTATTAATTCCCTCTGCAGTATTTGGTACTTTTCCTAATCACTGTGAGGGTACAGAACTCTCAAGATCACCTTTAATACGTTTATTTTACCTAGAAACGTGTCTTTAAAGCTTTGAAGGTAATTACTCTCCAATTATGTACCTTAGGGCCACTGTGTTCATGTTTTAAGGTAGAAAATATAAGGGTTTCACTTCAGTGACCAAGAAAGGTACAACACAGTAGCCTTTTTCTGACAGGGTTTGGTTTTCTGGTGAAATCACAAGTAGAATATTTTTCTTTGAAACTCTGACCAGTGAAGAAACATATGAGTTTCTATCAGAACTGTCCTCGTGTTCCACGCACTTGAAAGTAAGAGGGATTTGGctgattgttgtgatgatgtcacgtGTCTTCACGTCTTGACCAATCcatgtcattttgaaaaatttcTAGCTCCTCTGAAAAATGTAGAGTTTCCATGATTTTGTACTCAAAAAAATCCTAGAGGGACTGGGTTACATGTTTTTGTAACCCATAAACAATGGCATAGTGTCAGATACAGAGCTATTAATGCTTAacactgatcagtcataacattctgaccactgaccggtgaagtgaataagactgagtatctcctcatcatggcacctgttagtgggtgggatatattaggcagcaagtcaacattttgtcctcaaagttgatgttagaagcaggaaaaatggacaagtgtaaggatttgagtgagtttgttgaaggaccaaattgtgatggctagaccactggatcagaacatctccaaaactgcagctcttgtggggtgttcccggtctgcagtggtcagtatcgatcacaagtatcctttaagtcctgtaagttgtgaggtggggcccatgaaggccaacttacaggactgaaaggatctgctgctaacatcttggtgccagataccacagcacaccttcagggatctagtggagtccgtgcctcgacgggtcagggctgttttttcagcaaaacggggaccaacacaatattaggcaggtggtcataatgttatgtctgattggtgtatatagaAAGTATTTAACTGCCACAGAGCCAGTACATTAGATCTCTGTAAGTCAAGTGATCATATAATTACAGAAGTAGATAGATTTTCTTAGACAAAGAATGATCCAGTCTGATAGACTGACACTGGTTAAAGAAATCCAATCTCTTGCACataaagaagagagagataaatacaaattctaCACATTTGGTTTTTATTCAAACATTTCTctgctgttattttttaaaaccattttaTACATTAGAATAAAATGTACTGATAGAATATGTAAACATAGTAAAATCGTTTAATGTTTGCAGCATGTTTTCTAATGACTTTCTTCAATGTTATGAGTTTCTAAAATTCATTATATCACCGTTATTATGCCAACATTACTCAAACAACAGGAAAAACATATTTGATGTGTTTGAATGTATTTCCAAAAATTAAGGAATGAACAAAGCTCAAAAAGGGAAAAGGAGGAATATTACAGACTTTTCCCTTTCTATTTCAGTTAACCTGAAATACTCCAAGTCTCCAGCAGGTGTCACTGTTTACAGCTAAATTGTAATGACACAGTGCCTACATTCTTTAATTGTATCTTCATTGACTTAGCGAATTAATAACTAATGCCACTGaaacttttatttcttctttctcaGATCCTTTTCCTAAAAAAGATGATGGCTAGACACTTATTTTCTTTATTGACTAAAACGGAGAAACTGAGGTACCTCAAAATCTGTGGTTCTTCCGCTGGCTTGTCTTTACACGTGATAACATCATGTCTGTCTACGAAGAGTTCTCAGGAGACAAACATTCTCCTCATGGGTCCTCCTGGAGCTGGGAAGACATCAGTGGGACGGATTTTGTCCCACAGACTCAGGAAGCCTGTAATCGATATAGACGATGATGTTCTGGAGAAGACGTGGGGGATGACAGTAGCAGAGAAGCTGGCGCAAGTCGGTGGCGACCGTTTTATCACTGAAGAAGGGCAAGCTGTGTGCAACCTCTCGGCTTCTGGATGTGTGATCTCATTGACGGGTTCGAACCCGCTTCACCCAGACGCCATGCAGCACATGAAACGCTCAGGAATCACTCTCTATCTGGACGTGGACACTGAAGACATTGTGGAGAGGCTGGGCAGAATGAAGGTGAACAGAATTGTAGGTCAGGATGCTGGAGTCTCCATGAGGGAGATCTTAGAGTACCGGAAGCAGTTTTATGAGAAGTGGTTGGATGCCAGAGTGTTTTGTGGAAGGGGAGACACTATAGAGGAGGTAGCAGAGAAGGTTGTTAGGGTTCTAGAAAAATATAAGGACTCTGAGACCTACATCTCCACCAGGGGCCATAGATCAGAGTCCAACTGTGACATGAAGTTCTTCAGCGATGTCGTCGTGGAGGGATTAGCTCCTGATGGTGGCCTTTATGTACCTAATAAAGGATTCCCGAAACTGGAACCTCCTGAATGGTTACGATTAGCCGATATGTCTTATCCTGAGCGTGCTTTGGTCATCCTTGAGAAATGCATACATCCACTAGATATTTCTCCAACAGAACTTCGCTCGATGGTTGACCGAGCCTACGGGCAGAACTTTGCCAGCAAATCAGTGGCACCTGTTAAGCATCTTGCTGAGGATCAGTACATTCTGGAGCTCTTCCATGGACCCACTGCTTCCTTTAAAGACCTGGCACTTCAGTTAATGCCACAGCTCTTCGCTCACTGCCTTCCGCAGATGTGCAACTACTTGATCCTTGTGGCCACATCTGGGGACACAGGAAGTGCAGTTCTTAGTGGGTTCAGTAACCTCCGAGAAAGCGACAGGCAGCGTATTGGTGTGCTGGTGTTTTTCCCTGAGCGAGGCGTTAGTGTAATACAGAAACTACAGATGACTGGTTTCAAGCAGGGCCACACCAGGTCTGTGAGCGTCTTCTCTGACTTTGACTTCTGCCAGAGGACCATCAAGGAAATGTTTGGTGACTCGAGGCTGGCTGGTTACTTTGCGGTGGAGTATGCCACTGTTCTTAGCACGGCTAACTCCATCAACTGGGCGCGGCTGCTTCCGCAGGTGGTCTACCATTCGTCTGCGTACCTGGACCTCCTCAGAGACGGTGTGGTGAAATTTGGGGAGCCCATCGATGTGTGCATCCCCACTGGAAACTTTGGAAATGCCATGTCTGCTGTCTACGCTAAACAAATGGGTGTGCCAATAAGGAACATCATTTGCGCATCTAATCATAACTGCATAGTTTCAGATTTTATCTCTACTGGTCAGTATGATCTCAGAGGTAGAAAGCTCATGCTATCACATTCTCCTGCTATTGACATTCTGAAGTCTTCCAATGTGGAGCGTTTTTTGCATTATGTGTCCAGCGGGGACGGTCAGCTCGTCCGGGATTTGTTCGCAAGCCTTGAGAAAGAGCAGTGCTTCACCGTGTCTGAGGATTTCTTACGGAGGATACAGCAGGATGTGCAGGCGGGGTGGTGCTCAGAGGATGACTGTCTGAATACTATTCAGAAAGTACACTCAAAAACTGGCTACATCATGGACACTCACACAGCCGTGGCTAAATCTGTGGCTGACCGGCTGCATGATAAGAGGTGTCCGGTTGTTCTGTGCTCCACTGCACATTTCGGGAAGTTTGCTCCAGCCGTTCTTAAAGCTCTACGCTGTCCTGAGATCCCACTTCAGCCTCTGGAGCAGCTGGATGCATTGTGTGCTATCGCAGGCCAAGAGCTAATGCATGAAACTCTGTATGAGAGcgtaagagagagagcaagtcatCCACATACCGTATGCCAGCCTGATTTCAGGGAGCTAACAGAGGAGGTGGAATCCATGATCCAGGACTCATTTATGAAGGTCAGGTAGGACATGAGGTAGGCTGTACACAGGCACAGGAaatgaggagctgcagtgacCCTTAGGGGCAACTACTGGGGCTGCAGCTTACTTAAATCCCTAGAAACCCCCTAGTGACATCACACTTTTACATTCAGATGTATCTGTTCTTCATAAAAAAAGATGTATAATATCTGTTCTTCATAAAAACATTGCTGTAACAGATGATCATGTGTGGCTGAGATCAAAGAATAAGAAATTTAACCCATAAGAATTAATTGTGATGCACTGTAGTTATAACAACCTTTTCCCCAGAAACAGTAAAAGTCATGTAACATGCAGTACTGATCATGTGACTATAAAATTCTGCTCATTTATTCAACTATTGAATTAATAATGTAAGTTTATTTCAAAGAAAAAGTTTATCTGTGTTCAGTCATGAAAGTAGTATGTTCTAGACTAACTGTTGATACTAGACTAATCCATCaacaaatttttatatttctggtatttgctcttatccagagcaacttacatttatatctcattttatacaactaagggttaagggccttgctcaggggcccagcagtggcagtttggtggacctgggattcaaaatcacaacatctgatcagtaatccaacaccttaaccactaagctaccacatctttAAGGTGTGGAGCTTTCATCTTTTTCAATCTCTGGTTCCTTCATTGCAACATGACTACTGATCTTTTCTGATGGAGGTCTGCACTTCAGGCCTTTTATTCCAACCTTAATACATGTTTGTCCACAGGTTTATTGTAAGAtcaattggtgtgtgtatatatatatatatataaaaaaataagagaccactgcccaatctccagatgtgaaccctattgaaaacctctggaatgttatgaagaggaagatggatgatcacaagcCATCAAGTAAAgatgagctgtttgcttttttgaaaaaagagtggtataaagttccccaacagtaatgtgagaaactggtggagatcatggagccaaaaaacatgcagatcggggttattccaccaaagactgatctcttaatgttgtttagccaaagcattaacacaatttgtttacaatttatttacattttgttttatttgagttattaaagctctgcaaatactgcatgatcttgggttattttgatgtgttgtcatttcctttaaatatacactctaaataacagttatattttgaatttaggagaaatattgtcagcagttcacaaaaaaatgaaacaaaacacttcatctgaccaatacatgaacctggaagaaaaaaacagaagaaactcattattttgcagtgggctcatttttttccagagctgtgtatgtgtatatatatatatataaaacctcgTACGAGTGGAGAGATGAAAGAATCCTTAACACCAGGCCAGTAGTTCAGAAGGTTCTTCTTCAGCACATCTCCTAGATGGCAGTGTTGCTCTgcaaacacaccaacatcaacCTGCTCTTTTCTTGAAGGGGAAAAATTCTCAAACCCTGGCTGTGGAGTTTATCAGACTTCCTCATTTGTAGGGAAACATCTACGTAATGGTGTAGCATCTTTTTCATAACGAAATTGAATGGATTTTAATTTCTTACAATAATTAATTACATGATTAAGCTGGAACATGTTGGAGATTTAGATCAGTCTTATAGCAATTCTCTCACAATCTCTACACTGTGTTTATAGTTTATTAGCTAATAATGTGGCTTAAATCTGATGTGTTGATGTATCAGAATCAGTTAAAACGTGAAGGATTTCTTCTGTTCGATCTTGTAAATTgatcaaaaataaacaaataaaatatatatatatatatattttttaaaaagcatgctTACTTTCATTGCAGTGATTCACACCTATGTAAATTTTGTGTCTTTAACCTTGCACTGGAGCTACAAGGCTAACGTTGCTAACAAGAAATCAAGGTCTTATAGTTTAGCATTGTAGAAACTGACAGAGAAGCTGAATAATAAAACCTAGActgagtttttgtttttgataatGTTCCCCACAGACCTGAGTACTTCagctttatatttataattgctaaataaaagtttattaaaaTACCTTTATCATGTAAAATTAAAGTGTGATCATCGTATATTATTATCATTCTGGTCATTTCGCTTACTTTATATCTATTAAAGCGGACTAAACTGGAGAGACACACTGAAGCCTGTAATTATCTGGATCTTCTAGCATTAAAATGAATCTCAGTGTGTCTCTGATGTGTGATATTACTGAGCTGGGCTAATGTTAGTGTTTATTAGCTGCGGTGCATTAAATCGCGAGCTCCTCGTTCAGCATTCTGCAGAAACAGGTTGAATAATTATTATGGATATTGAGCAAAATGTTCAAGATAATTATCTTCCTCATTATCCTGAGATCTGTGGACAGCCTTAATGCTCCATAATAAAGTCTGACTTGGGCTATGGAGCTGCACCAGATTCACCGTGTAAACAATCCAGAGTTGGGTTTAAAAGTGGGGAGCAGAAATGTGTTGCAGATCTCTTACTCGTAATATCTTAAACATGAAGTATAATTTACATCACAGCAAAGCGGTCAATTATTAAGTGTTACACCAAGCTCGAGCTTAATCCCTCCACAGCTGAATCCTAGTTTgtgaaataatattaatacactGGAACCTCAGCATCTGAATGCCCTcctttatgaattttcaccttaagaattgaaattttctaagaaatttgcatcggcatacgaagcatttttcGGCATAAGACCGagctgaactgaattgaacatCGTCTGagttgcgcgtacgtccgggagccgttcaaaccTTGTGCGCGTCAGTGGAAAACCAAGCAAAACCAACTGAAGTGAGTTCACGAATTTgcaaattttttttcagtcattgAAACCTGttgtgaaagagtcaacccatgataccaacgttgccttcagcatgtgtttaaaaggtgtgtttaatttttagcccaagcttggtggcacgacttcctgtgaggacccttgacatggaatgcttggcttgggtcggttctttgtaagcagccatacagtttacataagcttgtccatttttcctgcttctaacatcaactttaaggacaaaatgttgacttgctgcctaatatatcccacccactaacaggtgccatgatgaggagatactcagtcttattcacttcacctctcactgctcacaatgttatggctgatcggtataTAAACAGAAAGCTGGCAGAATTTTCAGGTTCACTCAGAGAAGAAGCCTGAGTCGTGCTGCTTAAGCTACCTCTGCTGATATCAGGGAAATTATTgctaaagaaccacacagagacagggATAGAAAAACCCTTTATAATTTACTGAGATAAACGgggtatttatacagaagaaaggtgtAATCTATCCGTAAACAAAAGACTGCAGAAACAGACCTGGTTGTAGACTGGCGGTTTGGtaagtttattattaaaaggGTTATCTAAATTGCAGACGAAGAAaccgtgtgtatgtgttcatcGCATGTtcatcagaacagaacagaaagaatttaaGGTCAAAACAAATGGTGTCACACAATCAGCCCAGGACAGAGCATGCCAAGAtctattctaaataaataaaaaaaatgtatacatttatacCTGTTGATTGAGTCAGAGGTGACGGTGATGCAGAAACACTCcatgagacgatatgaggaggaaatcttgagaggaaccagaggaACCCATccctggagagtgtgattataaatcattactcttcTAGAAGTGTGGGCTATATGGTCAGAAAGTGCCAGGAACTTGAGTCATTTCTGAATTCTTTAGAGTTTTAACTTAAAGTCTGATGTATTAAACTGAAGTTAGTGACTGTTCAGTGAGTGACTCGAGTGCAAACTGTTCTCAGCAATTGCAGTCCTAAAGCTATCTGAGGAACATGTGAGTAATGTTGTTTTTCCATCAGTGCATGAGGTTATAAATGTAGCAGCAGATGTCTTTCAGTGGGATTGGAATTTTCTGCCTTGTCACTTTAAAATGCTAGAACTTTACTTCGGGTTGAGGAGAACAATACGGGATATAATAAGTAGAACCTGTCAGAATTTCACCATGTGAAAGGTTTCCCAGGCCTCCACTCACATATTTCAATACCCATGCTTTAATAGACACAAGCACATCAGCAGGCTCTCCTCATAACATTGGCTCCTAACATCGAACATCTCAGAGTCTCCCAGCAGCTCCATACCATCAAGTTCACCAGAGCGACCTGTCAATCAGAGTGACGGACAGATTAGAGACCTCCATCTCGTCGTCTTGACCACCCCGTGCTTAGACATTTATAGCCCAACCTGTTCCATGTCAGCACAGCGGCTCCACGTGAGCCAGAGAAATCAAAGTGGTGTCCGTGGGCAAAGACCTCATAAGGCGAAAGTCGATCCAATTAGGTGTAAAAGGTGTAAATGAATAATGTACTTTTCAGAAGGCTGTCAAAACACAAAGGGTTATAGTTTATCATGCCTCAGCAAGGCTTTGGTGACGTCTCACCCCTTTGGAAAAGCAGCATTGTCCTCATTAGCATGCTTTTAGCTGAAAGGAGCAGCCTCGCACACCGTCACGGTCAGAATATCTGACCTTAATTAATTCCAGAGTCATTAAACATTCaactgtcagagagagagagagcaaagggAACAAGGGGTTCACCATGTGTTCTGCTTTAATAGGATTAGCTTCTGTGCTAGCTGCTATAATCCCTTTAAGTGCACTACAAACTTCAGGATTGTGTTAATCCGTCCTCAGTACTTTATTCTGACTCGACCGCTTTTGATCCGAGTCTTAACCGAATCCAGTGAAAGCACATCAGAAGTCTCTGAACCATAACATGCAGATGTGATGAGTTTCCACTTCCACCAGTGAAGATGATTTTTCCTATTAGTGCTGTATTCCGCTTATCTTCACCACTTTGCTGatgattatcttttttttttcattaaagacTGAGAAACCGCAAAGATGTGCAAGCCCCAGTGCTAAAACATCTGCATAGTTAATTATAATTACAGCTGTGCATTAATATGAACTTGCTCTACTCTCAgaactgctgttataggaaactaatcaacagcttctgaccaacCAGAATGGAGAATGCAGCATTGCTGTGGTCCAtaacaaaatcacacaaattCTGCACAACTTTACAAACATGGGGTCTGTTATCATTAGcagtaaacattaataaaatcaGTAATAACGCTAAATTAGCATTATCCATTATCGTACAGGTTTTCCAGTTTTCCTGAAGGAGCCACTCTCATGCAGCTTTAGAACcaggtttatgtgtgtatgatgttgaAAGTGTGTAATCTGAATGATTATATTTAAAGAAGATGAAGCCTTGGTCACAGTAACTGGTGTCTGTTTCAGTTTAAACCCTTTCCATTGAGAATAAGGGTATAAATAGATTCAGACTGCATTCATATTTCTTGTTTCTACCATCACTACTGACAAGGTTTCCCTGGACAGGTCAGATATATTAACTGTCCATCAAATTTGTTCAGGACAAACACAGAAGCCAGAACTGATTCTTCAGGATGTGACAGTgtgaggaaataaaaacagcctGACATGTTGGAAGTAGGACTGTATATAACTTTTGAGTGAAAATACGCCTCTTCATTCCAGAGTTTGTGTTAGACTTCTGTGTGACATGTACAGTAAATGAGGGGGCTTAGTGGCTAGCACATTTGCCACACACCTGGGGGTTGGATTCCTGCCTCCACTGTGTATATGGAGCTTGTATGTTCTTCCTCTGCCCTGGGGAGGACACTGGGggcagtccaaagacatgctctgaaggctgattggcatctctaacaTGTCTGTACTATGTgaatcaatgtgtgtgtgtgtgtgtgtgtgtcctgtggtAGACTGGCATGCCTTGTGCCCCAGGTCTCCTGGGATAGATTTCAGGTTGACTCAGTAGGATGAGTGGTATaaagaatggatgaatggatggatatacAGTAAACGATTGCATGTCTGAtcctttgtcttttttattataatttttttttcagttcctcCCTCTGTTTATCTTTGCTGATTCGTCCTCTCTGTTTCTTGTGTAAGATCTTTCATCAGCCTGTTGTACATTCTTGGTCAATAGTCTTGATATTTCCTTGTTGTTTCCTGGTTTTGACCTCAGCATGTGCAGCAATCAGATCCATAGCTTGAACAACATTaaagctttatcctggtcagagttgCTGAGGTTTAAATGACATGGTTGTTTATTAGAATTTGGGAAATAGAACCAAATAAGTTCATTAAAGCGAACCCATGTGTGGGAATGGACAGGATTGATCACGGGCATTGAAGAAGTGGGTGGGTCAGCTTTTTGATAGAACGGCCAGGATTGGACCAACTTTCTGTTGGAATGGGTGTGATTGGTGCAAACTGTCTACCTTGAGGATGTTCTGCAGAAGTGCTCAGGATTGTGCAGAGGGAGTGGGCAGGAAACTTCTAGTATCCATCTCGTCTATTTCTGgcattatatatagtatatatatttctatggCATTTCTATGTTTAATGATGAATTTCACTTGTCTGTAAACATGCTGAATCTTGCATCGTACCTGTCAATCCCACTCCTTGGCTTTACTGACAGTTTGCAGATGAGAGCATTCAGTAATAAGAGCACTCTCAGCATTTCTGTAACTCTAATGCCTTCAAATAGTAGTACTAATCCCTGAGGGTGAGAACAAAGAACCATCCATGCAAGAGATTCACATTAAATTCAGGCTTCACCTTGCGTAAATGGTACATATAGAAGAAAAGTAATTTCCATCAAGACCAAGATGCAGaactctaactctaaccctGCCTGCAGTTCTATGTGGTTTGAAGCCTGAACAGGTCTTAGGGCTCAAAGATGCAATACTTCTCAGAGTTTACTTTTAAAAGTCAAGTAGATTTGAACAGAGATGCAGAATTGAGGAGGAAATCCAGAGATAAAGGTTGTGATGGCTCAGCTGGAGGCAGTGGCCTACACAGGGGCCTACACAGTGAATCAGCGCTGGAAAGAGATGTCGACCAAGCAAGCTGAAAACAGCCTGCAGAAATGGAACTGACGTGAATGACCAAGCATGGAGAACACCCACAGCAGCAGTCGCTCCGAGGTTCCTGTCATCCATGCACTAGCTAGggagaaacacaaagaaaagaCATGTATCTTAAAGACATAGCAGATTCCTCAGTAGAAGAAAAAGGTATAATTTGTCACAGGTACCTTACAGCACAgcgaaattcttttcttcacatatcccagcttaagaagctgaagtcagagcacagggtcagccatgatgccgAGCCAAAGGGTTAAAGGCAAAGCTCTCTTTTAAACAGCATTTAAATCATAAACGTAACTCACAACATGAAGGTGTGCACTTTCTTTGTAGAGTTTGGGTCTTAATTGTTGTTTGGACGGCTGAAACAAGGCAATCCGAGCAATAAAGCACTCTCAGAGCGAGGCTGTACTCTTTTCACCCTGCAGTGATAACCACACTGCCCCCCTCAGTCATGGAGTCACTGAACCACAGCTTTAAATTGGGTTCCTCCTGTACAGTGAACCCATCCTCCACATGCACAGAGGGGGGCTTTGGCTTTCAGAGGTCACTGTGCTGAGGAAAACACATTAATGACTCCCCAGACCTGGAAATGTGGATAGAGGTGAAGAAAGTCTACCTGCTTCTGggaaatattttagtttgtatattAATTGTTTGTTCCAGAAAAATAAA
The nucleotide sequence above comes from Hemibagrus wyckioides isolate EC202008001 linkage group LG01, SWU_Hwy_1.0, whole genome shotgun sequence. Encoded proteins:
- the LOC131351766 gene encoding threonine synthase-like 1; translation: MMARHLFSLLTKTEKLRYLKICGSSAGLSLHVITSCLSTKSSQETNILLMGPPGAGKTSVGRILSHRLRKPVIDIDDDVLEKTWGMTVAEKLAQVGGDRFITEEGQAVCNLSASGCVISLTGSNPLHPDAMQHMKRSGITLYLDVDTEDIVERLGRMKVNRIVGQDAGVSMREILEYRKQFYEKWLDARVFCGRGDTIEEVAEKVVRVLEKYKDSETYISTRGHRSESNCDMKFFSDVVVEGLAPDGGLYVPNKGFPKLEPPEWLRLADMSYPERALVILEKCIHPLDISPTELRSMVDRAYGQNFASKSVAPVKHLAEDQYILELFHGPTASFKDLALQLMPQLFAHCLPQMCNYLILVATSGDTGSAVLSGFSNLRESDRQRIGVLVFFPERGVSVIQKLQMTGFKQGHTRSVSVFSDFDFCQRTIKEMFGDSRLAGYFAVEYATVLSTANSINWARLLPQVVYHSSAYLDLLRDGVVKFGEPIDVCIPTGNFGNAMSAVYAKQMGVPIRNIICASNHNCIVSDFISTGQYDLRGRKLMLSHSPAIDILKSSNVERFLHYVSSGDGQLVRDLFASLEKEQCFTVSEDFLRRIQQDVQAGWCSEDDCLNTIQKVHSKTGYIMDTHTAVAKSVADRLHDKRCPVVLCSTAHFGKFAPAVLKALRCPEIPLQPLEQLDALCAIAGQELMHETLYESVRERASHPHTVCQPDFRELTEEVESMIQDSFMKVR